The Streptomyces sp. NBC_00691 genome has a segment encoding these proteins:
- a CDS encoding M6 family metalloprotease domain-containing protein, producing MQHPRRRIRRPVAMAATTALSLTLLASASTTLPGPAPASAGPVAAAPDGAQLGPCRIATTMGVQMSEGLPTAPGYVRSTGRVRALNLMVDFPDAPGDGTAMNRFREFFPQTAEWFRVSSYGRLHYQAEAPIPDWLRMPKAFSAYGIERGSPYEPGYRSLVEDIVTAADPKVDFSAYDLVNVLVTPNAGPSALDTVLSVTFSGNDDAPYADGVPLANTSFVYSRQDDGSGSFGETGYRVLPHENGHVFGLPDLYTSDGGGTVGHWDIMSEDWGANNDLLGWHKWKLGWLDNDQIGCASGVGTGDYTLTPLAVAGGPKLAFVPLSETSGYAVEVRSKEGNDEAVCEHGVLVYRVESDVDTGHGPVTVSDSEHASGGCTRRANVHAELSDAPYRPGETFTDRANGIRISVLDEDASGTYRVRITRS from the coding sequence ATGCAGCACCCCCGACGACGGATACGCAGACCCGTCGCCATGGCCGCGACCACGGCGCTCTCCCTCACGCTGCTCGCCTCGGCGAGCACCACCCTCCCCGGGCCCGCCCCGGCCTCGGCGGGCCCCGTGGCCGCCGCGCCCGACGGCGCCCAGCTGGGACCCTGCCGTATCGCCACCACGATGGGCGTGCAGATGTCGGAGGGGCTCCCCACGGCCCCCGGGTACGTGCGCTCCACGGGCCGGGTCAGGGCCCTGAACCTGATGGTCGACTTCCCCGACGCCCCCGGGGACGGGACGGCGATGAACCGCTTCCGCGAGTTCTTCCCGCAGACCGCCGAGTGGTTCCGCGTCAGCTCGTACGGACGGCTGCACTACCAGGCCGAGGCCCCGATACCCGACTGGCTCCGCATGCCGAAGGCCTTCTCGGCGTACGGGATCGAGCGCGGCTCACCGTACGAACCGGGGTACCGCTCCCTCGTCGAGGACATCGTCACGGCGGCCGACCCGAAGGTGGACTTCAGCGCGTACGACCTGGTCAACGTGCTGGTCACCCCGAACGCCGGGCCCTCCGCCCTCGACACCGTCCTGTCCGTGACCTTCTCCGGAAACGACGACGCCCCCTACGCGGACGGCGTGCCGCTGGCCAACACGTCCTTCGTCTACAGCCGGCAGGACGACGGCTCCGGCAGCTTCGGCGAGACCGGCTACCGGGTCCTGCCGCACGAGAACGGCCATGTCTTCGGCCTGCCCGACCTGTACACGTCGGACGGCGGCGGGACCGTCGGGCACTGGGACATCATGTCCGAGGACTGGGGAGCCAACAACGACCTGCTCGGCTGGCACAAGTGGAAGCTCGGCTGGCTCGACAACGACCAGATCGGCTGCGCGTCCGGCGTCGGCACCGGCGACTACACGCTCACCCCGCTGGCGGTCGCCGGCGGCCCCAAGCTCGCGTTCGTCCCGCTCTCCGAGACGTCGGGGTACGCGGTCGAGGTCCGCAGCAAGGAGGGCAACGACGAGGCGGTCTGCGAACACGGCGTCCTCGTCTACCGGGTGGAGTCCGACGTGGACACCGGCCACGGCCCGGTGACCGTCTCCGACAGCGAGCACGCGAGCGGCGGCTGCACGCGGCGCGCCAACGTCCACGCGGAGCTGTCGGACGCGCCCTACCGCCCTGGAGAGACGTTCACGGACCGGGCCAACGGCATACGGATCAGCGTGCTGGACGAGGACGCGAGCGGTACGTACCGGGTACGGATCACACGGAGCTGA
- a CDS encoding TetR/AcrR family transcriptional regulator — protein sequence MTSTVADSAPARRVPRPRADALRNRERIVTAAREMFVEFGSQVPYDEIARRAGVGNATLYRNFPERTDLVHEVVLSLMARVTEVAERAAEEEGDTFAALRRFTLGAADERVGALCPMLDGAFDKDHPDLVAERDRLEEAVQGLVDRAQRAGRLRADVGVGDLMVALSQLTRPLPGSGCGSFDQFVRRHLLLFLDGLEAPARSELPGTAATLEDLRRDSCS from the coding sequence GTGACCAGCACCGTCGCCGATTCCGCGCCCGCCCGGCGCGTACCCCGCCCGCGTGCGGACGCCCTGCGCAACCGCGAGCGGATCGTGACGGCGGCCCGCGAGATGTTCGTCGAGTTCGGCTCCCAGGTGCCGTACGACGAGATCGCGCGCCGGGCCGGCGTCGGGAACGCCACGCTCTACCGGAACTTCCCCGAGCGCACCGACCTCGTCCACGAGGTCGTCCTCTCGCTCATGGCCCGCGTCACCGAGGTCGCCGAACGGGCCGCCGAGGAGGAGGGCGACACGTTCGCCGCCCTCCGCCGGTTCACCCTCGGCGCCGCCGACGAGCGCGTCGGCGCCCTGTGCCCGATGCTCGACGGCGCCTTCGACAAGGACCACCCCGACCTGGTCGCCGAGCGCGACCGCCTGGAAGAGGCCGTCCAGGGCCTCGTGGACCGGGCGCAGCGGGCCGGCCGGCTCCGCGCCGACGTGGGCGTCGGGGACCTGATGGTGGCGCTCTCCCAGCTGACCCGACCGCTGCCCGGTTCGGGCTGCGGGTCCTTCGACCAGTTCGTCCGCCGTCATCTGCTGCTGTTCCTCGACGGCCTGGAGGCGCCCGCGCGCTCCGAGCTGCCCGGGACGGCCGCGACCCTGGAGGATCTTCGACGCGACTCCTGCTCGTGA
- a CDS encoding MFS transporter, with the protein MPKVPDHSLNHPDPGRWKALVFIALAQLMVVLDATIVNIALPSAQQDLGISDGNRQWVITAYALAFGGLLLFGGRIADLWGRKRTFVVGLIGFALASALGGAANGEAMMLGARALQGAFGALLAPAALSLLAVTFTDAKERAKAFGIYGAIAGGGGAVGLILGGFLTEYLNWRWTFFVNIPFAIVAAVGAYLVIREPAGSRNRSTLDIPGVILSTLGLVALVYGFTRAESQGWSDAGTIGMFVGSAVLLAAFVLTEAKVKSPLLPLRVLTDRNRGGVYLSLGLAVIAMFGLFLFLTYYLQVVKGYSPVMTGFAFLPMIAGMIIGSTQIGTRLMTRVPPRLLMAPGFLTAGAGMLLLTQLEIGTSYAGLILPAQLLLGLGMGTAFMPAMSLATHGVDPRDAGVASAMVNTSQQVGGAIGTALLNTIAASATTAYLTDNAAGATTPAAQKLLQLQGMVEGYTAAIWWAVGILVVSATIAFTLINTGKPDMGVVAGSGEGAEDEVKVPVIAH; encoded by the coding sequence ATGCCGAAAGTCCCCGACCACTCCCTGAACCACCCCGACCCGGGCCGCTGGAAGGCGCTCGTCTTCATCGCGCTCGCCCAGCTGATGGTCGTGCTCGACGCGACGATCGTGAACATCGCGCTGCCCTCCGCCCAGCAGGACCTGGGGATATCGGACGGCAACCGGCAGTGGGTCATCACCGCCTACGCCCTCGCCTTCGGCGGTCTGCTCCTCTTCGGCGGTCGCATCGCCGACCTGTGGGGCCGTAAGCGCACCTTCGTCGTCGGCCTGATCGGCTTCGCGCTCGCGTCCGCCCTCGGCGGCGCGGCGAACGGCGAGGCCATGATGCTCGGCGCCCGTGCGCTCCAGGGCGCCTTCGGCGCGCTCCTCGCGCCCGCCGCGCTCTCGCTGCTCGCCGTGACCTTCACCGACGCCAAGGAGCGCGCGAAGGCCTTCGGCATCTACGGCGCGATCGCCGGTGGTGGCGGCGCCGTGGGCCTGATCCTCGGCGGTTTCCTCACCGAGTACCTGAACTGGCGCTGGACCTTCTTCGTCAACATCCCCTTCGCGATCGTCGCCGCCGTCGGCGCGTACCTCGTCATCCGTGAGCCCGCGGGCAGCCGCAACCGCTCCACGCTCGACATCCCCGGCGTCATCCTGTCGACCCTCGGTCTCGTCGCGCTCGTGTACGGCTTCACCCGCGCCGAGTCCCAGGGCTGGAGCGACGCCGGCACGATCGGCATGTTCGTCGGCTCGGCCGTCCTGCTCGCCGCCTTCGTGCTCACCGAGGCGAAGGTGAAGTCCCCGCTGCTGCCGCTGCGCGTCCTGACCGACCGCAACCGCGGTGGTGTCTACCTGTCGCTCGGTCTCGCCGTCATCGCCATGTTCGGCCTGTTCCTCTTCCTGACCTACTACCTGCAGGTCGTGAAGGGCTACTCCCCGGTCATGACAGGCTTCGCGTTCCTCCCGATGATCGCGGGCATGATCATCGGCTCCACCCAGATCGGTACGCGGCTCATGACCCGCGTCCCGCCGCGGCTGCTCATGGCCCCGGGCTTCCTGACCGCCGGTGCCGGCATGCTGCTGCTCACCCAGCTGGAGATCGGCACCTCGTACGCCGGTCTGATCCTGCCCGCGCAGCTGCTGCTCGGTCTGGGCATGGGTACGGCGTTCATGCCGGCCATGTCGCTGGCCACGCACGGCGTGGACCCGCGCGACGCCGGTGTGGCCTCCGCGATGGTCAACACCTCGCAGCAGGTCGGCGGCGCCATCGGTACCGCCCTGCTGAACACGATCGCCGCCTCGGCGACCACCGCGTACCTCACGGACAACGCGGCGGGTGCGACCACTCCTGCCGCGCAGAAGCTCCTCCAGCTGCAGGGCATGGTCGAGGGCTACACCGCGGCCATCTGGTGGGCCGTCGGCATCCTGGTGGTCTCGGCCACGATCGCCTTCACCCTGATCAACACCGGGAAGCCGGACATGGGCGTCGTCGCCGGGTCCGGTGAGGGTGCGGAGGACGAGGTGAAGGTGCCGGTCATCGCGCACTGA
- a CDS encoding MarR family winged helix-turn-helix transcriptional regulator yields the protein MTEPRWLTDEEQHVWRAYLHATTLLEDHLDRQLQRDAGMPHIYYGLLVQLSQAPRRRLRMTELARSAKITRSRLSHAVARLEKNGWVTRENCPSDKRGQFARLTDEGVEVLRQNAPGHVAAVRQALFDRLSPDQVEQLGAIMRVMAEGLEPTDADADLPWLR from the coding sequence ATGACCGAACCCCGCTGGCTCACCGACGAGGAGCAGCACGTCTGGCGCGCGTACCTGCACGCCACCACGCTCCTCGAGGACCACCTCGACCGCCAGCTGCAGCGTGACGCCGGAATGCCGCACATCTACTACGGACTCCTCGTCCAGCTCTCCCAGGCCCCGCGCCGCCGGCTGCGGATGACCGAGCTGGCCAGGAGCGCCAAGATCACCCGCTCCCGGCTCTCCCACGCCGTCGCCCGGCTGGAGAAGAACGGCTGGGTGACCCGCGAGAACTGCCCCTCCGACAAGCGGGGCCAGTTCGCCCGGCTCACAGACGAGGGCGTGGAGGTCCTCCGGCAGAACGCCCCCGGCCATGTGGCGGCGGTCCGCCAGGCCCTCTTCGACCGCCTCTCCCCCGATCAGGTGGAGCAGCTCGGCGCGATCATGCGGGTCATGGCCGAGGGGCTGGAACCCACGGACGCGGACGCGGACCTGCCCTGGCTCCGCTGA
- a CDS encoding questin oxidase family protein has protein sequence MSDASGTDASGILDEALERLHATGPERLGRLTNHAPMAVEALVRNGQARAVHRWLDHYAHKLEDMPPASRPITADGWREALGDPARSTDWTRFFGDELDGRPWREVLAEWWPRLLPGIAGGSTHPVIRTGHAVRTLLTSENAGVPTTGPRLSELAHALGYWAARHLPLPPLGALAAAPSAAAALDAVPPLAEQEGPLRSRLDRLTAFPAWGSAPDPDTARDRLVELVTATTHRYATHGHGEPIMLVHAATAPNAVLRALPALPRELWAPSLAAAWTAAAAVTAAYTPPEPAAYAPTSLTAEEVFARAAAHGDDHTIKFTDTALDIGDPLALAAATRSIELNPPLL, from the coding sequence ATGAGCGACGCATCCGGCACCGACGCATCCGGCATCCTCGACGAGGCCCTCGAACGCCTCCACGCCACCGGCCCCGAACGTCTGGGCAGGCTCACCAACCACGCCCCGATGGCCGTCGAGGCGCTGGTCCGCAACGGCCAGGCCCGGGCCGTGCACCGCTGGCTCGACCACTACGCCCACAAGCTGGAGGACATGCCGCCCGCGTCCCGGCCGATCACGGCCGACGGCTGGCGCGAGGCGCTGGGAGACCCGGCCCGGAGCACCGACTGGACCCGCTTCTTCGGGGACGAGCTCGACGGACGCCCCTGGCGGGAGGTTCTCGCCGAGTGGTGGCCGCGGCTGCTGCCGGGCATCGCGGGCGGGTCGACGCATCCGGTGATCCGTACCGGTCATGCCGTACGCACCCTCCTGACGTCCGAGAACGCGGGCGTGCCCACCACGGGCCCCCGCCTCTCCGAGCTGGCCCACGCGCTCGGCTACTGGGCCGCCCGTCACCTGCCGCTGCCGCCGCTCGGCGCGCTGGCCGCGGCGCCGTCGGCGGCCGCCGCGCTGGACGCCGTACCGCCGCTCGCGGAGCAGGAGGGCCCGCTGCGGTCGCGGCTCGACCGGCTGACGGCGTTCCCGGCCTGGGGCTCGGCCCCGGACCCCGACACGGCGCGGGACCGGCTCGTCGAGCTGGTCACGGCGACCACGCACCGGTACGCGACCCACGGCCACGGCGAGCCGATCATGCTCGTCCACGCGGCGACCGCGCCCAACGCGGTGCTGCGCGCCCTGCCCGCGCTCCCCCGCGAGCTGTGGGCGCCGAGCCTGGCGGCGGCGTGGACGGCGGCCGCGGCGGTGACCGCCGCGTACACCCCGCCCGAGCCCGCCGCATACGCGCCCACCTCGCTCACCGCCGAGGAGGTCTTCGCGCGGGCGGCGGCGCACGGCGACGACCACACGATCAAGTTCACCGACACGGCGCTGGACATCGGCGACCCGCTCGCCCTCGCCGCCGCCACCCGCTCGATCGAGCTGAACCCGCCGCTGCTCTAG
- a CDS encoding class I adenylate-forming enzyme family protein: MSGGDERLTADGAPFAVEDGVYASGPRTLREFVEVVWGYDDRVFLVSEDGRTTYREFFDAACGLARRLVGEYGLRPGDRAVVAMRNHPEWQVAFWAAQLAGLVAVPLNAWWTEDEFTYALDDCTPSVLLVDGERVGRVREWAARNHVPGIVFHAEDTEGVEAPASPASPASPASPAGPASPGATGASGRPVAPRAPVAPGASGFVSYVPDADPYLGPPLVDVLPEHDATIVYTSGTTGRPKGAVATHLAQAGAAMNPRYFAAAAALARGDVPGTGPVPVSLTTFPFFHVAAFTSFYGVMAAGGTLVMMRKWDAGRALELIREHRVTHYAGVPTTALQLLDLARATGDPLDSLTLLSTGGAAAPPGIVDGITAGYGERLEPRNGYGLTETSGGVLSNVGAEYRAHPGSVGRPTPVTEVRIDRPDAGGVGELWLRGQSLVRGYWGDEGATRAAFSEDGWFRTGDLARVDADGRVTIVDRLTDMVVRGGENVYCVEVEDVLQQHPDVVDAAVLGVPHPLLGEEVAAVVRLRPGAAVGADELRTHVGARLAAFKVPAHVHVREEELPRNPTGKLLKRELRGSLRVGPQGGPTVGT, from the coding sequence GTCGAGGTCGTCTGGGGCTACGACGACCGGGTCTTCCTCGTGTCCGAGGACGGGCGGACGACCTACCGCGAGTTCTTCGACGCGGCCTGCGGGCTCGCCAGGAGACTCGTCGGGGAGTACGGGCTGCGGCCGGGCGACCGCGCCGTGGTCGCCATGCGGAACCACCCCGAGTGGCAGGTCGCCTTCTGGGCCGCCCAGCTCGCCGGTCTCGTCGCCGTACCGCTCAATGCCTGGTGGACCGAGGACGAATTCACGTACGCCCTCGACGACTGCACCCCCTCGGTGCTGCTCGTCGACGGGGAGCGGGTCGGGCGCGTACGGGAGTGGGCCGCCCGCAACCACGTGCCCGGGATCGTCTTCCATGCGGAGGACACGGAGGGCGTGGAGGCTCCTGCCAGCCCTGCCAGCCCTGCCAGCCCTGCCAGCCCTGCCGGCCCTGCCAGTCCTGGCGCCACCGGCGCCTCCGGCCGTCCCGTCGCTCCCCGCGCTCCCGTCGCGCCCGGCGCTTCCGGCTTCGTGTCGTACGTCCCCGACGCCGACCCGTACCTCGGACCGCCCCTCGTCGACGTCCTGCCCGAGCATGACGCCACCATCGTCTACACCTCCGGCACCACCGGCCGCCCCAAGGGCGCCGTCGCCACCCACCTCGCGCAGGCCGGGGCCGCGATGAACCCGCGCTACTTCGCCGCCGCCGCGGCCCTCGCGCGCGGGGACGTGCCCGGGACGGGACCCGTCCCCGTGTCGCTGACCACGTTCCCCTTCTTCCACGTGGCCGCGTTCACCTCCTTCTACGGGGTCATGGCGGCCGGCGGCACCCTGGTCATGATGCGGAAGTGGGATGCCGGCCGGGCCCTCGAACTGATCCGGGAGCACCGCGTCACCCACTACGCGGGCGTCCCCACCACCGCCCTCCAGCTGCTCGACCTCGCCCGCGCCACCGGCGACCCGCTCGACAGCCTCACCCTGCTCAGCACCGGCGGGGCCGCCGCCCCGCCCGGCATCGTCGACGGGATCACCGCCGGGTACGGGGAGCGGCTCGAACCCCGCAACGGCTACGGGCTCACCGAGACAAGCGGCGGCGTCCTGTCCAACGTCGGCGCCGAGTACCGTGCCCACCCCGGCAGCGTCGGCCGGCCCACGCCCGTCACCGAGGTGCGGATCGACCGGCCCGACGCCGGGGGCGTCGGCGAGCTGTGGCTGCGCGGGCAGTCCCTCGTCCGCGGCTACTGGGGCGACGAGGGGGCGACCCGCGCGGCGTTCTCCGAGGACGGCTGGTTCCGGACCGGGGACCTCGCGCGCGTGGACGCGGACGGGCGGGTCACCATCGTCGACCGGCTCACGGACATGGTCGTCCGGGGCGGCGAGAACGTGTACTGCGTCGAGGTCGAGGACGTGCTGCAGCAGCATCCTGACGTCGTCGACGCCGCCGTCCTCGGCGTGCCGCACCCGCTCCTGGGCGAGGAGGTCGCGGCCGTCGTCCGGCTGCGGCCCGGCGCCGCCGTCGGCGCCGACGAGCTGCGCACGCACGTGGGTGCGCGCCTCGCCGCCTTCAAGGTGCCCGCCCATGTCCACGTACGCGAGGAGGAGCTGCCCCGGAACCCGACCGGGAAGCTCCTCAAGCGGGAGCTGCGGGGCAGCCTGCGGGTCGGCCCGCAGGGCGGCCCGACCGTCGGCACGTGA
- a CDS encoding dioxygenase family protein, with protein MDATLETEATRARMPALYLSHGAPPLADDPVWPGELAAWSADLPRPAAILMVSAHWEEAPLALGATETVPLVYDFWGFPEHYYRVQYAAPGAPRLAEAVRKLLRAPGHPVQDIPDRGLDHGAYVPLVEMFPGADIPVLQISMPTLDPRRLMDIGRRLAPLRDEGVLIVGSGFFTHNLAALRHTGGGVPGWSAEFDAWGHEALAARDVDALLDFEHKSPAGRLAHPRTEHFAPLFVTMGAADAAGDLDAERSVIDGFWMGLAKRSVQFG; from the coding sequence ATGGACGCCACGCTGGAAACAGAGGCCACGCGCGCGCGGATGCCCGCCCTCTACCTGTCCCACGGCGCCCCGCCGCTCGCCGACGACCCCGTCTGGCCCGGCGAGCTCGCCGCCTGGTCCGCGGACCTTCCGCGCCCCGCGGCGATCCTCATGGTCTCCGCCCACTGGGAAGAGGCCCCCCTGGCCCTCGGCGCCACCGAGACCGTCCCGCTCGTCTACGACTTCTGGGGCTTCCCCGAGCACTACTACCGCGTCCAGTACGCGGCCCCCGGCGCGCCCCGGCTCGCCGAGGCCGTCCGCAAGCTGCTCCGCGCGCCCGGCCACCCCGTGCAGGACATCCCCGACCGGGGCCTCGACCACGGCGCGTACGTCCCGCTCGTCGAGATGTTCCCCGGCGCCGACATCCCCGTGCTCCAGATCTCCATGCCCACCCTCGACCCGCGCCGTCTCATGGACATCGGGCGCAGGCTCGCCCCGCTCCGGGACGAGGGCGTCCTGATCGTGGGCAGCGGCTTCTTCACCCACAACCTGGCCGCACTCCGCCACACCGGCGGCGGCGTGCCGGGCTGGTCGGCCGAGTTCGACGCCTGGGGGCACGAGGCCCTGGCCGCGCGGGACGTCGACGCGCTCCTCGACTTCGAGCACAAGTCGCCGGCCGGGCGCCTCGCGCACCCGCGTACGGAGCACTTCGCCCCGCTGTTCGTCACGATGGGCGCGGCGGACGCGGCGGGCGACCTCGACGCGGAACGGTCGGTGATCGACGGGTTCTGGATGGGGCTCGCCAAGCGCTCGGTGCAGTTCGGCTAG
- a CDS encoding sigma-70 family RNA polymerase sigma factor translates to MATRAVARRQTSAKSGAARASSVRAVGGEIADRDLVGMYLDEIARTPLLDAAKEVELSQTIEAGVFARQILDGEVESEAGGASREELEALYEAGERAKDLFIKSNLRLVVAVARRYPRSGLPLLDLIQEGNAGLVRAVEKFDYAKGFKFSTYATWWIRQAITRSIADQSRTIRLPVHLVEELGRIRRVQREFNREHGREPEPAEIAAELDTKPERVVDVLDWARDPVSLNMSVDDEGETQFGDLLEDTSAISPEQSVLTLLRSEELDDLIDKLDHRTASIIRMRYGIEDGRERTLTEVGKQHGLTRERIRQIEKHALLELKKMAHDTGFDAVA, encoded by the coding sequence ATGGCAACCCGTGCCGTCGCCCGTCGTCAGACCTCCGCCAAGAGCGGGGCCGCACGGGCAAGCAGCGTTCGCGCCGTGGGCGGGGAGATCGCCGACCGCGACCTGGTCGGCATGTACCTCGACGAGATCGCGCGCACGCCCCTGCTCGACGCCGCCAAGGAGGTCGAGCTCTCCCAGACGATCGAGGCGGGCGTCTTCGCCCGGCAGATACTCGACGGAGAGGTGGAGTCCGAGGCCGGCGGCGCGTCCCGCGAGGAGCTCGAAGCCCTCTACGAGGCGGGCGAGCGTGCCAAGGACCTCTTCATCAAGTCCAACCTGCGGCTCGTGGTGGCCGTCGCCCGCCGCTACCCGCGCAGCGGGCTGCCGCTGCTCGACCTGATCCAGGAAGGGAACGCGGGCCTGGTGCGCGCGGTCGAGAAGTTCGACTACGCGAAGGGCTTCAAGTTCTCCACGTACGCCACGTGGTGGATCCGCCAGGCCATCACCCGCTCCATCGCCGACCAGTCCCGCACGATCCGGCTCCCCGTCCACCTCGTGGAGGAGCTCGGCCGGATCCGCCGGGTGCAGCGCGAGTTCAACCGGGAGCACGGCCGCGAGCCGGAGCCCGCGGAGATCGCGGCCGAGCTGGACACGAAGCCCGAGCGCGTCGTCGACGTGCTCGACTGGGCGCGGGATCCGGTCTCGCTGAACATGTCGGTGGACGACGAGGGCGAGACGCAGTTCGGCGACCTCCTGGAGGACACGTCGGCGATCTCGCCGGAGCAGTCGGTCCTCACGCTGCTGCGCAGCGAGGAGCTCGACGACCTCATCGACAAGCTCGACCACCGGACGGCCTCGATCATCCGCATGCGGTACGGGATCGAGGACGGGCGCGAGCGGACGCTGACGGAGGTCGGCAAGCAGCACGGCCTGACGCGTGAGCGGATCCGCCAGATCGAGAAGCACGCCCTGCTGGAACTGAAGAAGATGGCCCACGACACGGGCTTCGACGCGGTGGCCTAG